A segment of the Methanothermococcus thermolithotrophicus DSM 2095 genome:
TTTTTGCCATTTTCGGATGGTTAGTTATATCTCAAAGGTTTGAAAATATTGTATATTTAGTTAAATTTATTGGGAGTATGTATTTAATCTATCTTGGAATTAAAGTATTTTCTTCACCGCAGGCATTTGAAAATATTGAGTTTACAAAAAGTAAAAACTTTTGCACTGGATTTTTTGTTTCCATCACTAATCCTAAGGTAATTCTCTTCTATCTGAGTATTTTACCTTTATTTTTAGATTTGAAGTATTTAACAACGTCTGACATAGTTTTAGTCTTATTTACTGCGGTTTTTGTAATTATGTTCGTACTATTTGGATATGCGTTAATTGCTCAAAAGATAAAGGATATTTTGATAAAAAAAGATAAATTAATTTTGCTAGATAAAATTTCTGGGATAATAATAGTTGTTGTTGGAATTTTAATGCTATTGAAGTAATAATTAATTTTGGGAAGATGTTTTTCCAATAACTTTTCTTTCCATTTTAACTTTTTTCTTTTTTACATCTTCTTTAGGTCTTTCAGGTTTTGATTTTTTGTCTTTTTTCCCAGTTCCTTTAGGTCTTCCTTTTTCTTTAGGGGCCCTGTCTTTTTTACTGCCTTTTCTTTCTCTTTTACCTTTGTTCCCTTTTCCTTTTCCTTCTTTCCTTCTGCCACCTTCTGCTTTTTTAGGTTCTCTTTTACCAGCTTTCTTCTTCTTTGGTGGATTTGGATATTTTTCAGCTATTTCCTTGACTCTTTTATTTAACTGTTCCATCAGATCTTCTGCAATGTAGTGTCCATAAACATCAGCTCTAACTGCAATTGAAAGTTTACATGCCAGAGCTCTTGCTATTTTACCATGCACCCACCATTTGGATGATTGAATCAAAGGATGTTGGTAAATTACACCATGTTTAGGTGGATTTGCATGTTCCCTTAAATGGGCAAATAATGCCTTTTCTGCCCCAATAACCTGTATTGTAGATGCAGGAAGTTTTGAAAGTCTGTCTATTCCGCCTGCTAAACTTATCAATCTTGCACCTAATGATGCCCCCCCAACAGCCGTTAAATTAGGGGCCACTTCTTCCATTGCAGACTCTAAGTATTTTTGAAGGTTTTCCCTATATTCATAAAGCCTTTTTACTTCTTCTGCAAGACTCTTTAAAACTTGAAGATCCTCTTCAGATATCTCAGCGCCCATAGATTCTTTTGCAGCAAGTGCCAAAGTTCTTGCAAGATTTGATGGTAAGGTCTTTTTTAATCGTGTTCTGGTAAAATTGTCTCTGTAACTGAAGTCAGACACTAAATTGATATATATTTCGTGTTTTTTTACCAGCTTATCCATTTCAGGGAAGTATAATGAATACCACTCCCTCAACCTCTCAGAAAATAGATTGAGCGTCTCATCTAAGTTATCCAAAGCATTAACTGTTTGAATTACAAGCTTATCCTTCTGTTCAGAGGACTTTTTCATTAGGGATTTTGTAAGTCCCAGTGACCATGAATTCATTTTTTCAATAAATTCCTCATGACTGCTGAAAACTCCAAATTTTGCCCCTAATTCATAAAGATTTTTTCTTATTAACCTTCCAGCAATATTGGGTTCGCTACTGGATAGTTCCACCGCCATTTCTTTATCTTCTACATTCCACTCTTTTTTGAGCTCTTCGACAATTTCAAAGTTTCCTTTTCTTAAATCACGCATTATTTCAGGGATTTCCCCTTCTTCGAATATTTTATAATATTTTAAATCCTCGATACTGTAGTCTCCGTTTTTCGGATCTTCAGATTCCAGAGCAAATGCCCCATACGGTGCAAAGGCTATAAATAACATAGAGTCTCACCTAAAAATTTATAAAACTATAATATTGTACGTATGTAGTTGTTTTTATGATAAACCTTAATGACTAAATCTAACTAAAATCTATTTAATCATTTAGATAGATACTACTAATTACAGATATATAATCCATCTCCTATAAATCAATACAACAATATAATATATTTTTAATAATATTTTTCAATGAATTTATTATCAATAAATTCAATTACAAATTACCATATCTGTATTTTGTACTAAAACATATTAAGTGTTATTTAGTGTTATTAGTGTTATGCGGGATATAAAATATATAATTGTTTAATTCGTTTCATTTATTGATAGGTAATATATCCATTAATCAATAACGTTATGTACTTTATCGTCTCAAAAACTATAAAATTAAAATGTGATATTATGTTTAACTTAAATTTTCAGGGATTAATTCCAACTAATATGGAAAAAAGGGGAGAATTGGTTTTAAAGGATAATCTAAAAGAAATAGAAGAGATATTCAACCAAAGAAAGGTGCCTAAAAAGGGTATGGATGAAGAAAAAATAAGGTTATTTTTAAAAATACTATCAATGATGGATACCAATAAGGATCCAAAATCAGTAAGGATCGGGGAAAGGGAAGCTAGGATAGTTTCAAAAATCCAAGAGGAATTGGTTTCTGGTTTTTCTCATGGGGTTGGAAGGAGTGGAAGTTTAATTGATCCACAACCAAAGGCTCCTGGAGCAAGTATAATGTACTCACTTACAAATAAAATTCTAAAAAGTTTTTTAAAAAATTTCGGGTTAAATGTTGATACAATAGCAACACCTGTAGCTACTGGAATGTCGTTATCCCTTTGTTTAAGTGCAGCTAGAAAAAAATATGGTTCTAATGTTGTTATATATCCATATGCGGCCCATAAAAGCCCTATAAAATCCACATCGTATATTGGACTTAGAATGAGATTGGTGGAAACCCAACTATATGGAGATAGGGTAAAAGTAGATGTTGGAGATATTGAAGATGCAGTAAAAAAAGAAATAAGTGAGAACAATAGGCCCTGTGTATTTAGTACGCTAACTTTCTTTCCACCAAGAGATAGCGACAATATTGAAGAAATAGGTAAAATATGTGAAGAATACGACGTCCCCCACATTGTAAATGGGGCCTATGCTATTCAAAATAGTTTTTACATGGAAAAATTGAAAAAAGGTTTAAAGCATAGAATCGATGCAGTAGTGAGCTCTTCGGATAAGAATCTTTTTACACCAATAGGTGGAGGAATTGTTTATTCAAAAGACAAAGAGTTTTTAAAAGAAATCTCACTTTCTTATCCTGGCAGGGCTTGTGCAACACCTATTGTAAACACATTGGTATCTATGCTGTCATTGGGTATTGATAAATACAAAGAGCTCATGAAAAAACAGAAGGAAAGTAAGAAACTATTGGATGACTTACTAGCTGAACTGGCAGAAAAAACCAATAATAAAGTTTTAGATGTGGAAAGTCCGATATCATCATGCATAACTGTAAAAAGCGATCCGATAGATATTGCGGCTAAACTATATAATCTAAGGGTTACAGGCCCTAGGGGCGTAAGAAAGACCGATAGATTTGGAAATTGTTATCTAGGTGAGTACCCATACAACTATATTGTCATTAATGCAGCCATAGGGGTTGGGGATAATGACATTATAGGTGCCGTAGAAAAACTTGAAAAGGTTTTGAGGTAACTTTATGATCGGGATAACAAAAATGTACTATGAAATAGCTGATTTGGCGGGAATAGATTCTTATAAGATAGTAAATCCATATAATGAATCCTGTAACTGTGATATATTGATCATATCTAAAGGATACGCCCAAAAAGTTAAAAAATTAAATCCAAATTCGAAAATAATAGAAATAAAATCTGCAACATTTTTAGATTTGATTGAAAGTTTAGAAAACCTTAAAGAATTAAAGGTCGGAAATCCTGAAAAGATAGACAAAAGCATATCTTATCTAAAAGAAAAAGATTTAGAAATAAAACTTAAATCTCAAAATCTAAAGAAAAAGATCAGCAATATTAATATTAAAGTAAGAACAAGTTCTGAATTCATAAAAAAGATAGTTGAAGATTTGGGATTTCCTATTTCTAACGATGTTTCATATGTATCCAGCAAAGTTGGACAGGATTTTATGGTAGTAGAGGTAATACCAGACTATATGGTGGATATGGTGGAGGATAAATTAAATGAAATCGAGAGCTCTACAACCATTATTCAAAAGAAACATGATATAAACAATACAATAGTAGTATTAAAAACCCATAACTATCAACTAAAACTTGTAGATAGAATAGAAGACCGATATTTATCAATACTGCACAGTATGTCTGAATTAGTTTAGATATTTTCATAAAAGGTAATATATACCATAAAAATTATACGTTGTTGAATACATTATATTTATCACAATTGTGTTATGAGGGTAAGGTGAAATCATGGCGATTACCATTGCAATTGCCTCAGGAAAGGGGGGCACTGGTAAAACAACTATTTCTGCTAACTTAGCTGTGGCACTTTCCATTTTTGGTAAGGAAGTGATAGTAATTGACGCCGATATCGCCATGGCCAATTTGGAGTTAATAATGGGCATAGAAGGAATGCCTGTAACATTAAATGACGTTCTTTCCGGTAGTGCGGATATTAACGATGCGATATATAACGGCCCAGGTGGCGTGAAAGTAGTTCCTGCAGGAGTGTCATTAGACGGGTTTAAAAAGGCAAAACCTGAAAAATTAATGGAAGTTTTAGCAGAATTGGATCAAAAAGGGGACATTTTACTTATTGACTGTCCGGCAGGTATTGGAAAGGAGGGATTAACTGCAATTTCTGCCGCTGAACATCTAATAGTTGTAGTGAACCCAGAAATTTCATCTATTTCCGACGCTTTAAAGGTTGTAGCTATTGCAAATAGAATGGAAACAAGTGTTTTAGGGGCAATAATAAACAGAGTTACTGAAGATAGCTCAGAAATCAGTGCAAAAGCAATTGAAACCATTTTAGAGATCCCAATAATTGGCATAATACCCGAAGATCCAAACGTTAGAAGGAGTGCTGCTTTTGGAGAACCTATTGTTTTGAGATATAAAGATTCT
Coding sequences within it:
- a CDS encoding LysE family translocator, whose product is MNISDLLNFIAIMAIFVAIPGAGTFLVTSVAIQSGKTGAFITALGISLGDIIYLLFAIFGWLVISQRFENIVYLVKFIGSMYLIYLGIKVFSSPQAFENIEFTKSKNFCTGFFVSITNPKVILFYLSILPLFLDLKYLTTSDIVLVLFTAVFVIMFVLFGYALIAQKIKDILIKKDKLILLDKISGIIIVVVGILMLLK
- the spcS gene encoding O-phosphoseryl-tRNA(Sec) selenium transferase codes for the protein MFNLNFQGLIPTNMEKRGELVLKDNLKEIEEIFNQRKVPKKGMDEEKIRLFLKILSMMDTNKDPKSVRIGEREARIVSKIQEELVSGFSHGVGRSGSLIDPQPKAPGASIMYSLTNKILKSFLKNFGLNVDTIATPVATGMSLSLCLSAARKKYGSNVVIYPYAAHKSPIKSTSYIGLRMRLVETQLYGDRVKVDVGDIEDAVKKEISENNRPCVFSTLTFFPPRDSDNIEEIGKICEEYDVPHIVNGAYAIQNSFYMEKLKKGLKHRIDAVVSSSDKNLFTPIGGGIVYSKDKEFLKEISLSYPGRACATPIVNTLVSMLSLGIDKYKELMKKQKESKKLLDDLLAELAEKTNNKVLDVESPISSCITVKSDPIDIAAKLYNLRVTGPRGVRKTDRFGNCYLGEYPYNYIVINAAIGVGDNDIIGAVEKLEKVLR
- the minD gene encoding cell division ATPase MinD, whose amino-acid sequence is MAITIAIASGKGGTGKTTISANLAVALSIFGKEVIVIDADIAMANLELIMGIEGMPVTLNDVLSGSADINDAIYNGPGGVKVVPAGVSLDGFKKAKPEKLMEVLAELDQKGDILLIDCPAGIGKEGLTAISAAEHLIVVVNPEISSISDALKVVAIANRMETSVLGAIINRVTEDSSEISAKAIETILEIPIIGIIPEDPNVRRSAAFGEPIVLRYKDSPASIAIMEIAAKLTGKEYIPEKKEQESFIKKFIKGLFGGRKR